The region gcattgtatgtttttatgaaacaCAATACTGTAAAGTTATTTTTCGTAATAGAAATACGTTATAAAAAGTATTGTTGGTGGTTTTTGTGAGGCTGAAATTGATTacataatggcatttccattcatttcattggaaAAAGATGAGTTGAGATACACATGTTTtcagttacgagcatggtcacggaacaccAGCTCGTATGTTAAAGCACCACTTCACACTAATGTTATTTACTCTTTAGGTTTTGAGGAACTTTGACAGCTTCATAAGCACAAACTGCACCAAAGAGCTACAGAACTCTGGTGTGGACTTGTGGAAGAATTCTCAGGTGACGTCGGTGCACAAAACCGACACAGGGCTGGAGGTGACGCTCGTCACCAAAGACCCAGAGAAAAGAAATGGCGAGGAAAAGAGAAGCACCATTTCGGAGGTGGACTGTGTTCTTTGGGCCATCGGCAGGAAGCCCAACATCTCTGGACTAAATATCGGCGAGATGGTATGTGATTTTTAAATCCAAagcccaattgcaatgaagttgggacgttgggtaaaaaaaaaacgaatgcaatgatttgcatatcCTTTTCAATATACATTCAATGCAATTTAattgacaaagacaagatatttaatgttcaaactgataaaaaaaaaaaaaattctattaacGTCTTGTGAATTTGATGTCTGCAATACgtatttttcccccaaaaaaagcgaGGTACAGGGGCTGGTTTACCAATGTCTTACATCCTTTTAACAAATAGagttgggcatcatttgaattggAGCGATTCTGGTCTCGATTCcagttcctcatttcgattttATTCTCGATTTCGATtgttttagggggctgggtcaaaaaaaattgcattatttaaataaagggtgtccaaattataaacatccattttctgagcaccccgcagcatagactaaaatgaacatttgagtCGGGGTTTGTTTATAACCAGTATcgatatcaaacctatgaactaaaaggcattgtgtgtggaactaacccaattgagtgcatattcataaattaatgtttcagctaaaagttaaatatagcattgttaaaatagttatttgggactgttttatcacatcaaatcgTTTATacgtgcaagttttaactttccttccttttttaagcttgtagccttttatttcgAAGGGTACGCattggaactcagcattttggcacgaaaagtaacttcacacgacaccggtgaattttgaaaatgaaggCAAGCCTAGAAGGCAagaaaagagtaatgaatggaaccaaatgctataaaacgctgattcctttagCTACCCagcgatgaggcacaaggttagtgttagTGATACTATGGGACAacttatgtgaattttgtcccaattcattgcgttgtaaagttgctagtttgacgtttggtgaagttttagcttaaagttaagcctttttttttttttgtcatcagctcttacgtttgtttgaagactaaaataaacgctaaaaaacaTCACTAtgaaagtgcaaccaaccgttcaACTTGTTAGCcacctcaatgttggcatagaaatattttattttttcactcaccaattttgacttcactgaagttccgcgcggtgtaggctgaggctcggagcgggagggagcacgtcaCACTTCGTGAAAGCCtcttttgcacaatataatcttatttcaAGTGCTGGACTGAGGCAAGTGGTCATTAATGTTAACAAAgctaagacacacttttgttcgctgcTGGGCACAAGCACTTCttcgttcttctttgttggtttttgccactttcttctttTGGGTTGGTGGACTGtcggcatcgaaactgggaaccgaaatttttaaatgtcaacGATTCCGGGAGCACCGggatgttagtcccggttccaatcggttctcgatgcccaaccctattaaCAACACAGGAAGCATTTTGAACTGACACGagttgttgaagctttggagatgggtggaattatttcccattcttccaCCGTTtacaacgaagccacgctgttgtaacgcgcagaatgtggcttggcattgtcttgctgaaataaacagagATGTACCTGaaaaagcaggggcgtccattaaaaagacattgcttgaatgacagcatatgtttctccaaaacctgtatgtaccgttcagcattaatggtgccttcacagatgtgcaaattacctatgccatgggcactaacacacccccataccatcacagatgctggttaTTGAATTTTGCGCTGGTAAaaatccagatggtccttttcctctttgtttccaaaaacaatttgaaatggtgacttatcagaccacagcacatgtttctattttgcatcagtccatctcagatgagctcaggcccagggAAGCCGGCcatgtttctgggtgttgtttatactgtaaatgGCTTTCAGTATtctgtcagttgactgtctgttgttgtactagagcggctccaactaccagagacaaattccttgtgtgtttttgacatacctgccaaataaagatgattctgattctttgcatggtagagttttaacttacATTTGTAGATGTAATGACGACAATGGGTTTCTGAGgtattcctgagcccacgtggcaatagcatttacacaatgatgataatttttaatgcagtgccgcccgagggaccGAAGGTCATGGGTATTCATGCGTATGTTGTTTTTCGGCCttaccgcttacatgcagagtTTTCTCCAGATTgcctgaatcttttgatgatattatggaccgtagatgatgaaattcaaaaaaaaatttgaatttgtacATTGGGAGAGGTTCTTAAACTGCTGGACTATTTGCTTACGCAggtgttcacaaagtggtgaaactcaccccatccttgcttgtgaactaTTGAGCTTGTCAGAgatgctccttttctacccaatcatgatgctcacctgtttccaattaacctcttcacctgtggaatgttccgaacaggtgttttttgagaaTTCAACTATCCCAGTCTTTTGTttaccttgtcccagctttttttatatacatatgtgCTGCACGCATCAAATTctaaatgagagaatatttgcacaaaaaaaacacaatcatgttcatcagtttgaacattaaataatcTTTCTAGTGTATTCTATTGAATATAGGggggaaaatatttgaaaatcattatattttgtttttatttacatttgacacAACTTTACAACTTCATTGGGGTTTGTAATATTTAATGCCATTTGTTTTAGTCACACCTTCATTGCAGTTAAACAATTATTGTCCATGTCATTTAAGATGGGTTGTTGAGTGTTATTCAAATGATAGACTAACAGATGTTAAATTAGGATAAATGTTACTGGATGTCAAAGCAGTCCAGTGCTTTAATTCAGTGGAACCTTCAAGGTCAAACACTTATCTGTTCTGCCAGTCGCTCTCATTTTTTATCTccattggaaataatggaaaaacaaatggtAATCTTTAATGGCCATCATAAAATAATTGCCATGATAAAACCAGGCAATATTTTAAGTAACACTGTAGCATTCTcagctgtcatacaagtgtaaaaataatcattgttaaaaaaaaaagtgaattaaacaAATTAACTGACACAATTATTACGACACTGCGGAAATGTGTGTGCAATTATACAACTTTAGGGGCATATGGGGGTGAtggctgaattttttttcttaggcCAAAAAATGTTGGGGGgtttttccccttaaaatatTGCACCTGTATTTGTTAGGTATCTGGAGAGTGAGATGACTTACGGTGATTTATTCAACTAGGGTTATAGTGCTCAATTTAATTTCTCTATTGTTTGATTCTGTGACATTATCTCTCAgcttttaaatgcaatttttcaGGGAATGTTCAGTTGGAGTAGGTTGTAATGTTTATACACTGTGAATGGGAAAAGCTTGCACTAGCTCAACAGGAAAATCCGGTGTAATAGCGGATTAAAGGGGCAGCTGAGTGCGTGTTTAGTCAGGACACACTTCTATTTGTGGTTTATTATCAGCGGTAGCGATCTGCTTGGTTGTCCATTAACAGGAAGTATAGTACAGACATGTTTACCATGAACCCAGGACACTataaagaaaaatgttgacTAAATCAGAtgcaaaatacaaatgcaataataattttaaatgaataccttcAATCTGAAAGGACTGACTGACCATTAATTCAGCTCTCATTAGATTGCACAGGTTTATCGTCTTAGACAATCTATTGACTGCCTAATTCTTTTAAAACAgtttggcgtgtgtgtgtgttagggtgTAGACACAGATAAACAAGGCCACATCATTGTGGATGAGTACCAAAACACCACTCGACCGGGAATCTACGCTGTTGGAGATGTTTGCGGCAGAGCTCTTCTAACACCTGGTAAGACGTGACTTATGCATCTAAAGACATTTGTGAAGAAGTGGAATGAACTTTAATTACACTGTTTACCTGGAACTCTGTGTTAGATACCTCAAgagtacagtgttccccaacATATTTGCAATTCACTTTTCACAAATTCACTTATTTGTGGAAATAATTTGGTATCCTTTGTTATTCGTTGAAAAATTCAcatatttggtgtttttttgctcaggccaaagccctgtctcatataaaagtattgttatGGTACGAGCTTGGGGCATCTACATgcaattataaaacattttaggggcatcaattactcgcaGAGTTTCGCTATTCAGGGCAGcgctacttttttaaaaaaaaataacattttaggatatgacaacaaataaaatggtCTGTATTAactataattaaatataaatattgtgaGTATTGGAAgcaccctatatatatatatatatatatatatatacacacacacacacacacacatacacacacacatcaccgCTGTATCAACTGCACAATTTTAGATTTACTTCTCTTTGTGAGGATCTGCGCTCGACTACTCATTGTGGAATGCAGATCCACTAAACTCCCCTCCCACATTCATTCAGGCCAAGCTTCTGAGACAGAAGCTACATGCGAAGCTTGCCATTACAacatggttgttttaaatgtacctGAAATTGAAGCTCCTCCACCATCCCTCAGATCTGACTTTTGAAACTACTTTAATTTTCGTATTAAGTATGACCCTAATGGCAAGCGCCTCGCTGACATAGGTACAATGGTATGCACCTCAATTttcgcattgaggtgctgcgggtcatgGCCCTGCTTGTGGTCCCAGTGGAACCGccaagcacacgtaacatcggcgatgAGCTGTTCCGtgagtacatcttgtattaattaggaaatgcgcctacaattatctaattagtttatggATGtttatgttaaatgtattaagcgacggagcgatgttagggattatgtcacaacacagaatgaactaacttcaaattcagaaatggccaaaaaaactgaaagatattgtacttaatattttcctggaggatgcatttgggattagcctttaaagtaggtaatagtgaaaaatgaagtgaaacacgATGATTGTAgtgaattattttccagaatgagagtgcttaaagagaaggatgctattcatgtggcacagctcgAAGCAGGCATCCGGTGCGGGTGGAggtgggcctggctcaagttggaggccaaaacaaaaaagcaaagaaattaggcaaatttaattgtaatcttaaatttgtacatcaacatgtacttgagcggtgtaaataaatgtttttctgcgtgaagaaaatgtgttaattttaCCTTCTTGTACTCTTGAGACTCTTCGAGagtgcttaatttatgttaagatCTCTGCGGAGGCCCGGGTTTCTATTTTGaagaggtaaaaaaacaacagcaattaATAATTATCGATATCGACTGATATGAAATACTTATATGGTGATTGTCTTTCAGCCATATCACCCAGCCTTACGTCAGATCTTAATTATTATCacgattttgtttttgtatcgtATTTAACCGTTTTTAAACTGCCAGTTTTTAAGCGACTTTACTGAAAACTAAAAAAGCTGTTAATGCCTTATGCTAACAAAGACCCTCCTCATggtcaacatttaaaacaaaatccaacATGATATTATCATACTGTAATAAGCAAATAAGGCAAATTACATAAtataaaatagaaacaaaaaacactcaacAGTGCAACGAATGAACACCAGTGCACTAGTTTACAGTCTTGAATTTTTGGGGAGCCATACAAGATACAGAATAAACAAATTGACCCTCAGGGATAATAAAGATACCTTGGATTGTAAACCTTATTTTCCAGTGATGATGCTCCATACCCTGTTAAcattattgctactttcaaatgtgcatcataTTTTAATAACAGTACATATTACTTAGTTTTGCCAAATTACAAACCACCTGAATAATGACGCTGACACAATCGGTTGCTGCTTTGGTCTGGTGGCAGCACCGCTGGTTGTGGCTAAAATGCTAATGTTACGTGTGCTGGCAGCACTGAGTAACAAGGTGCTCTCATTTTTATGCTTTTCACATAATCACTTGCATGGTCCTTCTTCAAACAAAGAATCCGGTGTGTatacaaaaactaaaactacaaTCAGTGCTTATACTGTCTTGATGGGGGCTCTCATGCATTTCACAGTTTGCACTTGCTTTTTTTAGTACCCACCCTGTAACTTTGCCCTGAGTCGTAATCATAGCGAAAGCCACTCTTAAAGCAGGCGGATTTCAGCGTGGCATAAAAGATGGTAAAAAGTGTGTTGCAATTCTTGATTCTTGGGGTCGTTTGACGAAAGCATGCAACTGACGTTATTAAGAACTGTtataaattttgaaaaaaaagttgtcttctttaagaatttttttttttgtggggtcaACTGTAGATTTTGTTTCTTCTCAGTTGCCATCGTCGCTGGCAGGAAGCTGGCACACAGACTGTTTGAGGGCAAGAAAGACTCCAAGTTGGACTACTCCAACATTCCCACGGTGGTGTTCAGCCATCCGCCCATCGGCACAGTGGGCCTCACAGAAGGTGAGTTGGGAACACCGTCCCGAGAGCCGCATCCTCTGTTAACTCACTCAAGACTGTTGACTCACTCTAGAGGAGGCTATAATAAGCAGAGGCAAGGAGAATGTGAAGATCTACACGACCTCCTTCACGCCGCTCTATCATGCCATCACCAGCCGCAAGAGTCTGTGCATCATGAAGATGGTGTGTGTGGGCAAAGAGGAGAAGGTAGGACGCGCCTGGTTTGGAAAGCGTCAAATTTAAACTGTACTTTAACAGACTTTGTGgtggggatagggaccgagccatTTCGCAAGGAGCAAAAATATGCTAATAAttgatgcctcccctgaaaaggTTTATAATAGCCCATAGATGCCAcgagatggtggcaaagcactacttttctattagaatGGGCTATCGCTTAaccaaatgaagctcctcacttcaacataggcACCAAGATACCAACAGACGGCACCAAGGCAATACTTTaatattagacagggctttggccttTGCACAGAAACAGCAAAAAGATGAGTTTTTCGACGAATAACAGAGgctcggttaaaaaaaaaaaataacaatcaaaTATGAGTGGGAGTGGTGCAGCCAAAACCGAAGCACAGTTTATTGTCCTTTGTATAGTGACAAGGACAATGCACTTTACATATTGTCCCCACCTCAGTTAGTATTAACGGCACTTTTGAGTAGTGAAGTCGTGGTAGTGTTTTGGCTCTGACTGAATGGGATAATCATCTGTTTAAGATTGTGTGTAATTTGTGACTGCAAGTACACTCACCTGCCACAATTGCAGTaatccaaaaaaatatatttttcaaaataaataataatgttcattTTTGACTGACTTTGTTAGAGAATTTAATTTTACCTGaggctttattttattattaaaacaaccATTCTGACTCTGGCTCTTTTATTTTGGATTGTATTCACAACTAAACTACATTGTCTCCGTAAGGatcttatttttatattcatatttaatttattttgtttatttacatcTTTGAAAGACTTTCTTCTTTGCTAAGACAAATTTAAGTTTGTATTGTAAAACAAAGCTGAACTTGGCTTTGTGCTTTTcagagctgttcctaatattttggtgacCTGATTTagccacaaagcaaaaaatgagTTTGCCACTTGCAAGctacaaatacaataattaacatattgttaaattagaTTGAAACTCTtaaaagtgttcatcaaaactgAGATTTACCATTTTTTGTTATGGTAGAATTGCATAAGGTTTTGGAGTGTAATTTCCATATCAGTGTAGGTTTTAATTTAAACATGCTATTGTTTGGTTTCCAAAGGTGGTGGGTTTGCACATGCAGGGTCTGGGCTGTGATGAGATGCTGCAGGGCTTTGCTGTGGCCGTCAAGCTTGGTGCTACCAAAGCAGACTTTGATAAGACCGTCGCCATTCACCCCACATCCGCTGAGGAGCTTGTCACCATGCGTTAACGTGACACGACAGGGCCTCAAGTACACTTGCATACCAAAATTAAGTCCAGTTGATGAGTTGCttgataaaatgtcattttatcagTAAGTgagtaaaaaaatcattttttactCACTTAAGTGACCCTTGTTGTGCACAGCCTTTCTTTTTTCTGCCTTTTACCAAACTGCATCAGGAGCGAGTTGTAGTTTTCTAAAATAATACTGTGGGTGTTGACGACTGAGTGATTATGAGAATGGATTGTACTTTTAAGTGATTGCATGGAAAGTCCAAAGACCTCATtctcattgtattatgtttgatCCTAAGTCTCTCATATGTCAGAACACTGTTCCCTGCTAAGGTACCATTACAAGTCATAACGCATTTACTTTACTGtgataaagaataaataaacatgCATTCTGTGTTCATGTGTTTTTGGGATTAGCTGTctttttattgtatgtttttaactCAAAGTGCAGTGTTGTTGTCCACTCCCTGATCCATTGTGTTTTAAGTTTCCATCAGTTGACctacatactgtaattatggAGTATAAAGAAACCAGAACCATTGTTCACACCtacatacattatttaaaacCAGGGATGGAGAACCTACAGCTTCCAGTTGATccaaacaaccaaacaattgttataaaatgccccaaaacataaGAAGCATAGATCAGCACTGCGTGCACCTCGGCCCCCCTGCCTGCATGGATGACTTTTTCCTCCTCGCAACGCGTTGCAGCTGATGACTCTACGCCGTTGATTAAGCACTGAATTTCAACGGAGACAAAAGGGTGACCGCCCCCCCATGTGAGTGTCTCCCCGCTTTGGAGGAGGCACATCTCTGATTGAAAGCTGAAAGTTCTGGGGAGGCGGGATTTGGTGAGCATTTAGCGACATTCCCACAACGTCTGtaagctgaaagaatgtctcacttcttgaccattttgaaaacTGATTTCACAcacttggtgattttttttttttttttttttttttttttttttttaactccccattcattgtctggcttgttaacaagactttactgtgtgtcaatgtgtcaaatttacaagacatttttttggtctgtttggttgcactttaaaatgCACTACTCATAAAAAGATATATTGGGATAGTTGGCTTGCAAGTGAAGTTTCAGGATGAATCAAAAATGGACTataaatgaattgaatttgaCCCTCTCTATTTAAACCTTTGAATGTCTAGCTGTTCAaggttttaatacattttgcgCTACCTGCTGTTCTCTAATAATGGGTTgacacaacaggtgtttgattcaTGAATTGACCAATAAATGTGCAAGGACATCCACTTGTATGCCTTTCTATGACTCTTGCAGTCTCtttgttgcaacctgctgatgacactcgaAGCTCAGTGGCCCCTCCCCTTTGAGAAAATCCTGTTGAAAGCCTCGCGATGGAAGGTAGTTGATCAAATGTTCGATATCCCCTTGTTCTCGTGATGCCGAAATTTGAACAGCATGACAAAAAGGACTTTTTTAATGAGGTCATGTGAATCTGAACCTGTGAAGGTTATAGATGCATttcaggttcatcctgaaatatgATCCAAAAGCCAAATGTCCCTAACTTTTtcatcaatcaaataaaaaatatgataatGAGCCAAACACAATGAATGATAATTAGCATTGACGTGCAACCCTGATCCTGTAATTAGAgtcatattaaaacaaaattagtaTTCAAATGCAATTTACCTTTAATTGTAAAGAAGCAATATTTTAGAAATATATGTATTTCAGGTGCTGAGTATCTGTAAGAGGGTTGGACCAAAACACAGCAATGTATATATGATATAGGCCTACTGTATacagaaaaattgaaataaaatagctcataaaaagtactgtatatggttGAGCTGGACGAATAAAATTATACGATAGTTTCTTgcctgtttttcttgaaaataagacaaaatgaTTGATTAAATGCCGATGCCCTAGAATGACTCTTTGAGCAACACATTTGGAGAGGTATTAATATCTAACACGTGTTTAAATAATGCAGTATCACGGTGCGTCAGCGAAATGCTTTGTAGTGatgttttggtctttttttatatatataaattattatgtTTCAATTTATCGCCTATGTGTATCTGTAGTATGCCGAGAAAtatgagtttaaaaaataaacaaatacctTAATAAACAAAGATATAATTACGTAGATACGACACGCCCCGATGCTAAATTAGGCGGGTCAAAGTCGTCCGCGCATTCcgtgtgtggacggcaagaaaaccaaaagagcAAGGAGGCTGGTACATTACACGCCGTACATTTACCACAAGGGAACTGGaagtaacattattattattattatttataaacgTTATGTATTGATATCACACGCTTAGGCATTGACTAAAAAGTAAACCTCGTTCAAATCTGTTGAGGAATGAGCAAGTTAcgatttaatttcaatgtccatgcattgcgtTTGACGGGAACGTCGACCttttcaacatggccgccacgtaggcacgtcagTTATCCGAGATGATCCATCGGGCTAGATTATCTCGTACTGTATATATGTCGATAGACTTCCAGTGACGCAATGTTAGCAAATATAAGTGATGTGACGTACTCGAATCCAGTACTTGTATGAAATACACACCTTATTGAATACAACCACAATAGACAGCAAGAATATAGACTATATAGGGGCGAACAGTCTacgtaaatgtaaacaaaaatatggAAACGAAAGGGACTCCAGAATGTTTCCTGAATTTAAATTGCAGTCTTTAGAGGGTCTTCTGGTCCGAAGGGCCTTGGGATGCAAATAAGAATTTATGTACAGCAGTAATATTTTGAACACAAGATTAGTCCGCTGATTTGCAAAGCCACGCCCACGGGAGGATTGGCGTGACGTCCTGGAGTGTCACGGATCACGTGACCATTGTGTTTGTAGCACTTGCAGTTTGTCCCAATGGACACAGACTATGCCGAACAAACCTCACCGTAGAACGGTACGACTTCTGTCCGAGTCCGAGTGGACTCGCTAGTTTGGCCACGTTGGTGTTTGTGA is a window of Phycodurus eques isolate BA_2022a chromosome 9, UOR_Pequ_1.1, whole genome shotgun sequence DNA encoding:
- the gsr gene encoding glutathione reductase, mitochondrial isoform X2, whose product is MRFLPNVPTFTLRSRHFSSFGVVRRGMAAATSEVTRFDFLVVGGGSGGLAGARRAAELGAKAAVIESHKLGGTCVNVGCVPKKVMWNAAVHAEFLHDHADYGFDIKKVNFSWEILKRKRDTYISRLNQIYRNNLDKAKIQTIEGHARFTSDPEPTLEVNGRKYTAPHILIATGGQPSVLTDAEVPGASLGITSDGFFELESLPKRSIVVGAGYIAVEMAGILTNLGSKTSLIIRQGEVLRNFDSFISTNCTKELQNSGVDLWKNSQVTSVHKTDTGLEVTLVTKDPEKRNGEEKRSTISEVDCVLWAIGRKPNISGLNIGEMGVDTDKQGHIIVDEYQNTTRPGIYAVGDVCGRALLTPVAIVAGRKLAHRLFEGKKDSKLDYSNIPTVVFSHPPIGTVGLTEEEAIISRGKENVKIYTTSFTPLYHAITSRKSLCIMKMVCVGKEEKVVGLHMQGLGCDEMLQGFAVAVKLGATKADFDKTVAIHPTSAEELVTMR
- the gsr gene encoding glutathione reductase, mitochondrial isoform X1, producing MAIITRLTGTLTPSLFFSSFIARHFSSFGVVRRGMAAATSEVTRFDFLVVGGGSGGLAGARRAAELGAKAAVIESHKLGGTCVNVGCVPKKVMWNAAVHAEFLHDHADYGFDIKKVNFSWEILKRKRDTYISRLNQIYRNNLDKAKIQTIEGHARFTSDPEPTLEVNGRKYTAPHILIATGGQPSVLTDAEVPGASLGITSDGFFELESLPKRSIVVGAGYIAVEMAGILTNLGSKTSLIIRQGEVLRNFDSFISTNCTKELQNSGVDLWKNSQVTSVHKTDTGLEVTLVTKDPEKRNGEEKRSTISEVDCVLWAIGRKPNISGLNIGEMGVDTDKQGHIIVDEYQNTTRPGIYAVGDVCGRALLTPVAIVAGRKLAHRLFEGKKDSKLDYSNIPTVVFSHPPIGTVGLTEEEAIISRGKENVKIYTTSFTPLYHAITSRKSLCIMKMVCVGKEEKVVGLHMQGLGCDEMLQGFAVAVKLGATKADFDKTVAIHPTSAEELVTMR